The following coding sequences lie in one Stigmatopora argus isolate UIUO_Sarg chromosome 5, RoL_Sarg_1.0, whole genome shotgun sequence genomic window:
- the gkap1 gene encoding G kinase-anchoring protein 1, translating into MASSAIMVPTTASRFALLQIDSDSDSDAPGARRTGNKSAGSAKQRLGKTAGGKASQGNDKKKDKSKKKKKEQSEANELRNLAFKKLPQKNHGPPPCITLSGIAGEILRAPPAERIPASESQQNWQQWKQKDEQMTSELYEADLEKALILSKLEYEQKKQGGSRENTSSPKSRKDGGGGKEKKKKNPQAKDKKTVSLKDFQAEGNPEHAKRKQEKEEVANSTLGLGQEDRFFNKLEDDVNRILQREKRREQYSGGHGGNTTAEREPDPRAEQLKYELEKKDQEIRDLKKTITQWEAKYKEVKVRNGQLLKMLQQGEMKDKAEILVQVEELLHIKEELSSQVSSLHAALEQERSKVKGLQSEQPKHQGNKRGKKNSEADL; encoded by the exons ATGGCATCGTCAGCAATTATGGTCCCCACCACCGCCTCGCGGTTTGCCCTGCTTCAGATCGACTCGGACTCCGACTCGGACGCCCCTGGGGCCAGGAGGACGGGAAACAAATCTGCCGGATCGGCTAAGCAGCGTCTGGGGAAGACTGCAGGAGGCAAAGCATCTCAGGGGAATGACAAGAAGAAGGATAAgagtaagaagaagaagaaggagcaaAGTGAAGCTAACGAG CTTCGCAACCTGGCCTTCAAGAAGCTCCCGCAGAAAAACCACGGACCACCGCCCTGCATAACACTTTCTGGAATAGCCGGCGAGATCTTGAGAGCCCCACCGGCGGAGCGCATCCCCGCTTCAGAGTCACAGCAAAACTGGCAGCAGTGGAAGCAGAAGGACGAGCAG ATGACATCAGAGCTGTACGAGGCGGACTTGGAAAAAGCTTTAATCCTGAGCAAATTGGAGTACGAGCAAAAGAAACAG GGTGGCAGCAGAGAAAACACATCCTCGCCAAAGTCTCGTAAAGATGGAGGCGGCGGCaaggaaaagaagaagaagaacccaCAGGCCAAAGACAAAAAGACTGTCTCTCTGAAGGACTTCCAGGCTGAAGGCAATCCAG AACATGCGAAGCGGAAACAGGAGAAAGAG GAAGTGGCCAACTCCACCCTGGGATTGGGCCAGGAGGATCGTTTCTTTAACAAGCTTGAGGATGACGTCAACCGAATACTGCAAAGGGAGAAGAGGCGTGAGCAGTACAGCGGTGGACACGGCGGCAACACCACGGCTGAACGCGAGCCC GACCCCCGTGCCGAGCAGCTTAAGTATGAACTGGAGAAGAAGGACCAGGAGATCCGTGATCTGAAGAAGACCATCACACAGTGGGAG GCCAAATACAAAGAGGTGAAAGTCAGGAATGGACAGCTTCTCAAGATGCTCCAGCAAGGGGAGA TGAAAGATAAAGCTGAAATCTTGGTGCAAGTGGAGGAGCTGCTGCATATCAAAGAGGAGCTTTCGTCACAG GTGAGCTCACTACATGCTGCTCTGGAACAAGAACGCTCAAAAGTCAAAGGTCTGCAGTCTGAGCAGCCCAAACATCAG GGTAACAAGAGAGGGAAGAAAAATTCCGAGGCGGATCTCTGA